The following coding sequences lie in one Flagellimonas eckloniae genomic window:
- a CDS encoding type I phosphomannose isomerase catalytic subunit: MNELYPLKFDPIMHYRLWGGTKLKDLFGKPSTTDTAAESWELSAVKDNVSIVSNGSLAGTSLQQLLNDNAKALLGVSVVERFGEEFPILIKFIDAKKDLSIQLHPNDELAKSRHNSFGKTEMWYIMDTDPGANLIIGFNKDVTKEEYTESLENDTLLDLLNYVPVTEGDTFFINTGKIHAIGAGVVLAEIQQTSDLTYRIFDFNRKDAHGNLRELHTDLALDAIDYEQKDDFKVNYPTTKDTANTMVDCPYFKTNFMDLTGDLEQNVTNRDSFTIYMCVNGAAEISNDWGSTSIKKGETVLLAASSTLINIITEGAKLLEVTI, translated from the coding sequence ATGAATGAACTATACCCTTTGAAGTTTGATCCCATTATGCATTATAGACTTTGGGGCGGAACCAAACTGAAAGATTTATTTGGCAAGCCCAGTACAACTGATACTGCGGCCGAAAGTTGGGAACTGTCTGCTGTAAAAGACAACGTTTCCATAGTCTCGAATGGTAGTTTGGCCGGTACATCACTCCAGCAATTGCTAAATGATAATGCCAAAGCTCTTCTTGGGGTTAGTGTTGTAGAAAGGTTTGGGGAAGAGTTTCCCATTCTAATCAAGTTCATAGATGCCAAAAAAGATTTATCCATTCAATTGCATCCCAATGATGAACTTGCCAAATCACGCCATAATTCCTTTGGAAAAACTGAAATGTGGTATATTATGGACACTGATCCTGGTGCCAATCTTATTATTGGTTTCAATAAGGATGTAACCAAAGAAGAGTATACAGAAAGTCTGGAAAATGACACTCTACTCGACTTGTTGAATTATGTACCTGTAACCGAGGGCGATACTTTTTTTATCAATACTGGAAAAATCCATGCCATTGGTGCCGGAGTAGTGCTGGCGGAAATACAGCAAACTTCAGATCTTACCTATCGAATTTTTGATTTCAATAGAAAGGATGCTCATGGCAATCTTAGGGAATTGCATACGGATTTAGCTCTTGATGCCATAGATTACGAACAAAAAGACGACTTTAAGGTAAATTACCCAACAACAAAGGATACGGCAAATACGATGGTGGATTGTCCTTACTTTAAGACCAATTTTATGGATTTAACTGGTGATTTAGAGCAAAACGTTACAAATAGAGATTCATTCACAATTTATATGTGTGTGAATGGAGCTGCAGAAATATCAAATGATTGGGGCAGTACATCAATCAAAAAAGGAGAAACGGTTTTATTGGCAGCATCAAGCACTTTGATCAACATAATTACTGAGGGTGCCAAACTTTTAGAAGTTACCATTTAA
- the idi gene encoding isopentenyl-diphosphate Delta-isomerase has product MKEENVILVNEADEPIGLMPKMEAHEKAVLHRAFSVFIMNDSGQTMLQQRAKDKYHSPLLWTNTCCSHQRDGESNIEAGKRRLSEEMGFETELKELFSFIYKAPFDNGLTEHELDHVMMGKYNLLPKINPDEVADWKWMHPSEIKKDIAENPDNYTAWFKIIFERFYNHIMDNTDKL; this is encoded by the coding sequence ATGAAAGAGGAAAATGTGATATTGGTCAACGAGGCTGATGAGCCTATTGGATTAATGCCTAAAATGGAAGCCCATGAGAAAGCTGTTCTTCACAGAGCTTTTTCGGTTTTTATTATGAACGATAGTGGGCAGACCATGCTGCAACAACGCGCAAAAGACAAATATCATTCACCACTACTTTGGACAAATACATGCTGCAGCCACCAAAGGGACGGCGAAAGTAATATAGAAGCTGGAAAACGTCGTTTATCAGAAGAAATGGGTTTTGAAACTGAACTAAAAGAATTGTTTTCATTTATATACAAAGCCCCTTTTGACAATGGATTAACGGAACATGAACTAGATCATGTTATGATGGGGAAGTATAATCTACTCCCCAAAATTAATCCAGACGAAGTAGCGGATTGGAAATGGATGCATCCTTCAGAAATCAAAAAAGATATAGCCGAGAACCCTGATAATTACACAGCTTGGTTCAAGATTATTTTTGAACGCTTTTACAACCATATTATGGATAATACTGATAAGCTATGA
- a CDS encoding 6-pyruvoyl trahydropterin synthase family protein has protein sequence MKVKVSRKANFNAAHRLYRSDWSFEKNDEVFGKCNNPNYHGHNYDLIVSVKGEIDQETGYVMDMKVLKDLIKEHVEEALDHKNLNEDVPDFKNLNPTAENIAVVIWNKLRPHIKKTNELEVLLYETPRNFVTYSG, from the coding sequence ATGAAAGTGAAGGTTAGTAGAAAGGCAAATTTTAATGCTGCCCATAGGCTTTATAGGTCAGATTGGAGCTTTGAGAAAAATGACGAAGTCTTTGGAAAATGCAACAATCCCAATTATCATGGACATAATTACGATTTGATTGTTAGTGTAAAGGGTGAAATAGACCAAGAAACTGGTTATGTAATGGATATGAAAGTGCTAAAGGATTTGATAAAAGAACATGTTGAAGAAGCTTTGGACCATAAAAATCTTAATGAGGATGTTCCTGATTTCAAGAATCTTAATCCAACTGCTGAAAATATTGCTGTGGTCATTTGGAACAAACTTAGACCCCATATAAAAAAAACAAATGAACTGGAAGTGCTTCTTTATGAAACTCCACGTAATTTTGTAACCTATTCTGGATAA
- a CDS encoding DUF819 domain-containing protein gives MNQLPFTEDTVIFGLLCLCLGFVFYTSSIKKGFWKKFYGIVPTVLMCYLLPAILASTGIVSEEQSQTYYVASRYLLPAALILMTLSIDLKAIVNLGSKALIMFLTGTAGIIIGGPLAILIVSIFSPETVGGNGFDAVWRGLSTIAGSWIGGGANQAAMLEVFQYNPKEFSKMVLVDIVMANLWMAILLLGIGKTKKIDRWLKADTSSIEELKEKVSAHTAKIARVTSLHDFMMMLLYAFAGVGIAHFLGHHFAEFLENSFEVIRNKEKILSSLGSKFLWMVVFATAIGIGLSFTKAKNYEGAGASKIGGMFIYILVATIGMKMDLGRVLENPGLIVVGLIWITIHAGLLILVAKLIKAPYFFLAVGSQANVGGAASAPVVAAEFHPSLTSVGILLAVFGYVVGTGGAYLCALLMEVASKV, from the coding sequence ATGAACCAACTACCATTTACTGAAGATACCGTCATCTTTGGACTTCTATGCCTCTGTTTAGGTTTTGTTTTCTATACATCGTCTATAAAAAAAGGTTTTTGGAAAAAATTCTATGGTATAGTGCCTACCGTACTTATGTGCTATTTATTACCAGCAATTTTGGCAAGCACGGGAATAGTCAGTGAAGAACAATCGCAGACCTATTATGTAGCAAGTAGATATCTTTTACCTGCGGCCCTTATTTTAATGACCTTGAGCATAGATCTTAAGGCCATAGTTAATTTGGGATCCAAAGCCTTGATCATGTTTTTAACGGGAACTGCAGGTATTATTATTGGTGGACCTTTAGCTATTTTGATCGTTTCTATTTTTTCTCCCGAAACTGTTGGTGGAAATGGGTTTGACGCTGTCTGGCGAGGACTTTCCACAATTGCCGGCAGTTGGATAGGCGGGGGGGCCAACCAAGCGGCAATGTTAGAAGTCTTTCAATACAACCCAAAAGAATTCTCGAAAATGGTTTTGGTCGATATTGTAATGGCCAATCTTTGGATGGCAATCCTTTTGTTGGGAATAGGCAAGACCAAAAAAATTGATCGTTGGCTAAAGGCGGATACCTCCTCCATCGAAGAATTGAAGGAAAAAGTGTCAGCCCATACAGCTAAAATTGCTAGGGTAACTTCTCTGCATGATTTCATGATGATGCTTCTTTATGCTTTTGCTGGAGTAGGTATTGCACATTTTTTAGGGCACCACTTTGCTGAATTTTTGGAAAACAGTTTTGAAGTTATCAGAAATAAAGAAAAAATACTTTCGTCCTTGGGTTCTAAATTCCTTTGGATGGTGGTGTTTGCCACAGCTATCGGTATTGGGCTATCTTTTACCAAGGCCAAAAATTATGAAGGGGCTGGCGCCAGTAAAATTGGCGGCATGTTCATATATATTTTGGTGGCAACCATTGGAATGAAAATGGATTTAGGTCGTGTTTTGGAAAATCCCGGTCTGATTGTGGTTGGACTTATATGGATAACAATACATGCCGGACTTTTGATTTTGGTCGCCAAATTGATTAAAGCACCTTACTTTTTTCTTGCCGTGGGAAGTCAGGCAAATGTGGGAGGAGCAGCTTCGGCACCCGTGGTTGCAGCGGAATTCCATCCCTCATTAACATCGGTTGGTATCCTTTTGGCAGTGTTTGGCTATGTGGTGGGTACGGGTGGAGCGTATTTATGTGCCCTGCTTATGGAAGTGGCTTCAAAAGTTTAA
- a CDS encoding DUF5916 domain-containing protein, translating into MSKFRFVFITILLPFLFFAQTDNKKFTVKFIDQPIKIDGVLDESVWQTAESAHDFQQYFPSDSILARQQTDMKFLYSETTLYVGIKLSTEGADYVIPSLERDYRAGGNDNISLMFDTFNDGTNAFLFGSNPYGVRREALISGGGFQIEDFTTSWDVKWRGESKIYDGYYITEWAIPLTSFKFKEGETKWRLNSYRFDTQSNETSTWMKVPQNQIIFNLAFMGDMVFEKPLGKSRTPIAIIPYVNALSLKDYENSESTNDINFGGDAKISIGNGMNLDVTLNPDFSNVEVDNFFTNLTRFEVSLPERRQFFVDNNDLFGTFGSSRDSNPFFSRRIGIAEDLDEETIENGIIGGIRLSGKLNENWRLGLLNIQTEEDLENEIPSNNNTVFALQKKLFSRSNLSFIFVNRETFKDYDFLEETERYNRVVGLDYNLASSDNTWVGKFFYHQSFAHEIGDDNSTGGVDLQYNSRKMNLGLRGNFVGNDYRADLGFVRRKDIVAARPFAEFNFWPAKGKLNFHGFQLYPEVIWMPTMDYKNTDYRFFSSWAAQWKSQERFEIKMFNRYTFLTDSFDPTDTDGALELPADQGYYYTNFEVEFQSDRRKVFSYGFEPGYGDFYNGSRFSFEGDMSLRLQPKVFLSLGLNYDSINLPDPYPSADIWLVSPRINITFNKSIFWSTLVQYSNQRDNLGFNSRLQWRFAPLSDLFIVYNDNYFVNSFMPRSRSINLKFTYWLNI; encoded by the coding sequence AAAAATTCACTGTAAAATTTATTGACCAACCCATTAAAATAGATGGAGTTCTAGATGAATCCGTTTGGCAGACAGCGGAAAGCGCGCATGATTTTCAACAGTACTTTCCTTCAGACTCTATTTTGGCCAGACAGCAAACGGACATGAAATTTTTATATAGCGAAACCACATTGTATGTGGGCATAAAACTTTCAACCGAAGGGGCTGATTATGTGATTCCTTCTTTAGAAAGAGATTACAGAGCTGGTGGCAATGACAATATAAGTTTAATGTTCGACACCTTCAACGATGGTACCAATGCATTTTTGTTTGGCTCAAATCCATATGGGGTACGGCGAGAAGCACTAATATCAGGCGGTGGTTTCCAAATTGAGGACTTTACCACATCGTGGGATGTTAAATGGCGGGGAGAATCAAAAATTTATGATGGCTACTATATCACCGAATGGGCAATTCCATTAACATCATTTAAATTTAAGGAAGGAGAGACCAAGTGGAGGTTGAATAGTTATCGATTTGATACACAATCCAATGAAACAAGTACATGGATGAAAGTCCCTCAAAACCAAATCATTTTTAACCTTGCCTTTATGGGCGATATGGTTTTTGAAAAACCACTGGGCAAATCTAGAACCCCTATAGCGATAATACCCTATGTAAATGCGTTGTCGCTCAAAGATTATGAAAACAGTGAAAGTACAAATGACATTAATTTTGGGGGCGATGCCAAAATTTCAATTGGAAACGGGATGAACTTGGATGTAACTTTAAATCCTGATTTTTCCAATGTAGAAGTGGATAATTTTTTCACGAACCTAACCAGATTCGAAGTTTCACTTCCAGAAAGAAGACAATTTTTTGTTGATAATAATGACCTATTTGGAACATTTGGAAGTAGTAGGGATTCCAATCCTTTTTTCTCCAGAAGAATTGGTATAGCAGAGGATTTGGATGAAGAAACCATAGAAAATGGGATTATTGGTGGAATCCGTTTAAGTGGTAAACTAAATGAAAATTGGCGTTTGGGCCTGTTGAACATACAGACCGAGGAAGATTTGGAAAATGAGATTCCCAGCAATAACAATACTGTTTTTGCATTGCAGAAAAAGCTTTTTTCAAGATCTAACCTTAGCTTCATATTTGTAAACCGCGAAACTTTTAAGGACTATGACTTTTTGGAAGAAACTGAAAGATATAATCGGGTGGTCGGTCTAGATTATAATTTGGCATCTTCAGACAATACCTGGGTAGGAAAGTTTTTTTATCATCAATCCTTTGCACATGAAATTGGTGATGATAACAGTACAGGTGGAGTTGACCTCCAATACAATTCCAGAAAAATGAACCTTGGTTTACGGGGCAATTTTGTGGGCAACGACTATAGAGCAGATTTAGGCTTTGTCCGTAGAAAAGATATAGTGGCAGCCAGACCCTTTGCCGAGTTCAATTTTTGGCCTGCAAAAGGGAAACTAAATTTCCATGGGTTTCAATTGTACCCAGAGGTGATTTGGATGCCCACGATGGATTACAAAAATACAGATTATAGATTTTTTTCAAGTTGGGCGGCACAGTGGAAATCACAGGAGCGATTTGAAATAAAAATGTTTAACCGATACACTTTTTTAACCGACTCTTTTGACCCCACAGACACGGATGGAGCTCTTGAACTTCCAGCAGACCAAGGGTATTATTACACCAATTTTGAAGTAGAATTTCAAAGTGACCGCAGGAAAGTCTTTTCATATGGTTTTGAACCTGGTTATGGTGATTTCTATAATGGCTCACGGTTTTCATTTGAAGGGGACATGAGTTTAAGACTGCAGCCCAAAGTGTTCCTATCGCTTGGTTTGAATTATGATAGCATTAACCTTCCAGACCCATATCCTAGTGCAGATATATGGTTGGTAAGCCCTAGAATCAATATCACTTTTAATAAGTCTATTTTCTGGTCAACCTTGGTACAATATAGCAATCAACGAGATAATTTAGGTTTCAATTCGCGGTTGCAATGGCGCTTTGCTCCACTTTCAGATTTGTTCATTGTTTATAATGATAACTATTTTGTAAATTCCTTTATGCCCAGAAGTAGGTCTATAAACCTAAAATTTACATACTGGTTGAATATTTAG
- a CDS encoding DUF4369 domain-containing protein yields MKKILFIVVVGFAILSCEKKTENTMTVSGNIKGLKKGTLYLQHFPDSTLIVLDSLNIKGDGAFTFSHELESPEVFYLYLKKEDNNDINDRITFFGEPGEIFINTAWNTFDTDSEISGSKSHEKMIEFTEMMSNFNIKTLSLIQQGALPEFQEDSIAMDSLQKLSDQNVVNRYRYTLNFGLINSDSYVTPYLMITEAKEANPKYLDSVYNSLTPEVASSKYGMIFKEFLDKQKTD; encoded by the coding sequence ATGAAAAAAATTCTGTTTATAGTCGTGGTTGGGTTCGCCATTTTGTCCTGTGAAAAAAAGACAGAAAATACCATGACCGTTTCTGGAAATATAAAGGGTTTAAAAAAGGGGACTTTATATCTACAACACTTTCCTGATTCAACTTTAATTGTTTTGGATTCCTTGAACATTAAGGGTGATGGAGCGTTCACCTTTTCACATGAACTTGAAAGTCCTGAAGTATTCTACCTATATCTAAAAAAAGAGGATAATAATGATATTAATGATCGTATCACATTTTTTGGAGAACCAGGTGAAATCTTCATCAATACGGCATGGAATACTTTTGACACCGACTCCGAAATTTCTGGTTCAAAATCTCATGAGAAAATGATTGAGTTCACTGAGATGATGTCCAATTTCAATATTAAAACACTTTCATTGATTCAACAAGGTGCTTTGCCCGAGTTTCAAGAAGATTCCATTGCTATGGATTCCTTACAAAAACTTAGTGATCAAAATGTAGTGAACAGATATCGGTATACCTTAAACTTTGGATTGATAAATAGCGATTCTTATGTAACTCCATATCTTATGATTACAGAGGCAAAAGAAGCAAATCCAAAATATCTGGATTCGGTTTACAATTCGCTTACGCCAGAAGTAGCGTCCTCAAAATATGGAATGATATTTAAGGAGTTTTTGGATAAGCAGAAAACTGACTAA
- a CDS encoding Cof-type HAD-IIB family hydrolase, whose amino-acid sequence MNYKILCSDLDGTLLSTKNDVSDFTVSEIKRIKNQLRIILVSARMPKSMTYLQNRMDIQENPIICYNGALVIQGGKEISSTLISITSTIKLNTICKSHKIKLGLYYKDEWCVSETSERVEKEIFNTKADPTFEPTAQTLERWKEANIGPHKIMLMGTKESLDNLALELPEEFSAAMNFYRSNDTLIEAAPKTVSKLSAIKLLLKSNESLTDVIAFGDNYNDLEMLKNVGLGVAVSNAREEVKTIANKVTLTNKENGVAQFIKDHL is encoded by the coding sequence ATGAATTATAAAATACTTTGTTCAGATTTGGATGGTACCTTATTATCCACAAAAAATGATGTTTCAGATTTCACTGTTTCAGAAATAAAACGCATAAAAAATCAGCTAAGAATCATTCTAGTATCCGCAAGAATGCCAAAGTCCATGACCTATTTGCAAAACAGAATGGACATACAAGAAAACCCTATTATCTGTTACAATGGTGCCTTGGTGATTCAGGGTGGGAAAGAAATAAGTTCTACATTAATTTCCATAACCAGCACAATTAAGTTGAACACTATCTGTAAATCCCATAAAATCAAACTAGGGCTGTATTATAAAGATGAATGGTGTGTGAGCGAGACATCGGAACGTGTAGAAAAGGAGATTTTCAACACAAAAGCCGACCCTACTTTTGAACCAACTGCACAAACTTTGGAAAGATGGAAGGAGGCAAATATTGGTCCACATAAAATAATGCTCATGGGAACAAAGGAAAGTCTGGATAATTTAGCTTTAGAATTACCCGAGGAGTTTTCAGCAGCAATGAATTTTTATCGCTCCAATGATACGCTTATTGAAGCAGCCCCTAAAACCGTTTCCAAACTTTCTGCCATCAAACTTTTATTGAAATCAAATGAATCCCTAACTGATGTTATCGCTTTTGGGGACAATTACAACGATTTGGAAATGCTTAAGAACGTAGGTCTTGGAGTTGCAGTTTCAAATGCACGTGAGGAAGTAAAAACAATTGCCAATAAAGTGACCCTAACCAACAAAGAAAATGGTGTTGCCCAATTCATCAAAGACCATCTTTGA